In Magnetovibrio sp., the following proteins share a genomic window:
- a CDS encoding 2Fe-2S iron-sulfur cluster-binding protein, protein MTALELFLYIMLGALVQVAIAAFVVLVKRWRDLRFMEKRLSGLEVPTPGEPILDDLKAAFQPGRKGGPWKGERPFRVAKREIESPDGKICSFYLEPEDGGPLADFKPGQFLTFQLDIADEAVSGPPKAVTRCYSLSDAPGGGRYRVSIKRVEAPFDKPDAPPGLSSSYFHDHVDEGDVLKVKTPSGHFYLERGTSPIVLIAGGIGITPMISMLNDALTHNPDREVWLFYGVRNSAEQAMQEHLQRLDGRYPNFHLHVCYSRPLPGDQLGRDYQHEGRVDVDLLRRTLKFQVYDFYICGPRAMMESLVPALDDWGVPDQHIHYEAFGPASIPRPKRQQAESAETQDEAPGPVSVTFATSGKTVPWDPACESLLEFAEQHNIDIASGCRAGGCGSCQTVIQSGEVSYTHSPDFDPEPGTCLMCVSRPKRDLTVEA, encoded by the coding sequence ATGACTGCTTTAGAGCTGTTTTTATACATCATGCTGGGGGCCTTGGTGCAGGTCGCGATCGCCGCTTTCGTGGTACTGGTCAAGCGCTGGCGCGATTTGCGGTTCATGGAAAAGCGCCTCAGTGGTCTTGAGGTTCCGACCCCCGGCGAACCGATCCTCGACGATCTGAAAGCCGCGTTCCAGCCCGGCCGCAAGGGCGGGCCGTGGAAGGGTGAACGGCCCTTTCGCGTCGCCAAGCGCGAAATCGAATCACCCGACGGCAAGATCTGCTCGTTTTACCTGGAACCCGAAGACGGCGGGCCACTGGCCGATTTCAAGCCCGGTCAGTTTCTCACCTTTCAGCTCGACATCGCCGATGAGGCCGTAAGCGGCCCGCCCAAGGCGGTGACGCGGTGCTATTCGCTGTCCGATGCGCCGGGTGGTGGGCGCTACCGGGTGTCGATCAAGCGGGTGGAGGCGCCGTTCGACAAACCCGACGCGCCGCCGGGCCTGTCGTCGAGTTACTTTCACGACCACGTCGACGAGGGCGACGTGCTCAAGGTCAAAACACCCAGCGGCCATTTTTATCTGGAGCGCGGCACCAGCCCGATCGTGTTGATCGCGGGCGGCATCGGCATCACGCCGATGATCTCTATGCTCAACGACGCGCTGACCCACAACCCGGATCGCGAAGTGTGGCTGTTTTACGGTGTGCGCAATTCCGCAGAGCAAGCTATGCAAGAGCATCTGCAGCGTCTCGACGGGCGCTATCCGAATTTTCATCTGCACGTTTGCTACAGTCGTCCGCTGCCAGGCGATCAATTGGGCCGCGACTATCAACACGAGGGCCGCGTCGACGTCGATCTGCTGCGCCGAACGTTGAAGTTCCAGGTCTACGATTTTTACATCTGCGGCCCGAGGGCGATGATGGAAAGCCTGGTTCCGGCGCTCGACGACTGGGGCGTGCCCGACCAGCACATTCATTACGAAGCGTTCGGCCCGGCCTCGATCCCGCGGCCCAAGCGCCAGCAAGCCGAATCGGCGGAGACGCAGGACGAAGCGCCAGGTCCCGTCAGCGTCACCTTCGCGACGTCGGGCAAAACCGTGCCATGGGATCCGGCCTGCGAAAGTTTGTTGGAGTTCGCCGAACAACACAACATCGACATCGCGTCGGGCTGTCGCGCGGGCGGCTGCGGCAGTTGCCAGACCGTCATCCAAAGCGGCGAAGTCAGCTACACCCACAGCCCCGATTTCGATCCCGAGCCGGGCACCTGCCTGATGTGCGTGTCGCGCCCCAAACGCGATCTGACGGTGGAGGCGTGA
- a CDS encoding sensor histidine kinase, which produces MAIDRQLRQRAYGTLMLALIWTISVGGLFIWNNRLAHTHTRDMAHEDAISAFNKDQALRRWAAGHGGVYMEATRGVKPSPFMEHIEERDIMTPSGRMLTLVNPATMVRQIMDEYAQLYGVQGRLVSLNPFQPDHLADPWETAAIEAFQRGAEEVREITTINGEEFFRMIRPMVATKVCLKCHGLQGYEVGDVLGGVGTMVPMKPYRVQLAEFLKGNAISHGLTWMLGLFGLTAWHVRGIKTVRERETARTKLEDLVKERTAELEAAKKEAEAANEAKSKFLASMSHELRTPLNAIIGFSDFMKLNIDGNLNETQKSYIDDIHFSGTHLHGLINEILELAKIESGEIRLNIVPVDPNHALRQSITANTPMMEKKSVQLHNRCATQGAPKVLADENRLTQVFINLVSNAIKYNRDGGEIDVSCEAATDGRWRFVVADTGHGIPAARQDEIFQPFHRLSEEQDKTEGTGIGLTIVKELIEHMDGRIGFSSIEGEGSSFWFELPTAGDEA; this is translated from the coding sequence GTGGCGATAGATCGGCAATTGCGTCAAAGAGCGTACGGCACGTTGATGCTGGCGTTGATCTGGACGATATCGGTGGGCGGGTTGTTTATCTGGAACAACCGGTTGGCCCACACGCATACCCGTGACATGGCCCATGAGGATGCGATCAGCGCGTTCAACAAGGACCAAGCCCTGCGCCGATGGGCGGCAGGGCACGGCGGCGTCTATATGGAGGCCACCCGCGGTGTAAAGCCCAGCCCGTTCATGGAACACATCGAAGAACGCGACATCATGACCCCATCGGGACGTATGCTGACGCTGGTCAATCCCGCCACGATGGTGCGTCAGATCATGGACGAGTACGCGCAGCTGTACGGCGTGCAGGGCCGTTTGGTGAGCCTCAATCCGTTTCAGCCCGACCATCTCGCCGATCCGTGGGAAACCGCCGCCATCGAGGCGTTTCAGCGCGGCGCAGAAGAGGTGCGCGAAATTACCACCATCAACGGTGAAGAATTCTTTCGCATGATCCGCCCCATGGTCGCCACCAAGGTCTGTCTGAAATGTCATGGCCTGCAGGGGTATGAGGTCGGTGACGTTTTGGGCGGGGTCGGCACCATGGTGCCCATGAAACCGTATCGTGTTCAGCTGGCCGAGTTTTTGAAAGGCAACGCGATATCGCACGGTTTGACCTGGATGCTGGGCCTCTTCGGTCTGACGGCGTGGCACGTTCGCGGCATTAAAACGGTGCGCGAACGCGAAACCGCGCGCACCAAGCTGGAAGATTTGGTGAAAGAACGCACGGCCGAATTGGAAGCGGCGAAAAAAGAGGCCGAAGCCGCCAACGAGGCCAAATCCAAGTTTCTCGCTTCGATGAGCCATGAGCTGCGCACACCGCTCAACGCCATCATCGGGTTCAGCGATTTCATGAAGCTCAACATCGACGGCAATCTGAACGAAACGCAGAAAAGCTACATCGACGACATCCACTTTTCCGGCACCCACCTGCACGGGCTGATCAACGAAATTCTCGAACTGGCGAAAATCGAAAGCGGGGAAATCCGCCTCAACATTGTGCCGGTCGACCCCAACCATGCCCTGCGTCAAAGCATCACCGCCAACACCCCGATGATGGAAAAGAAAAGCGTGCAGCTGCATAATCGCTGCGCCACACAGGGCGCGCCAAAGGTTTTGGCGGACGAAAACCGCCTGACACAGGTGTTCATCAACTTGGTTTCCAATGCCATCAAGTACAATCGCGACGGCGGCGAAATCGATGTGTCGTGCGAAGCCGCTACGGATGGACGGTGGCGGTTCGTGGTGGCCGATACCGGTCACGGCATTCCAGCCGCACGTCAAGACGAGATCTTCCAGCCATTTCACCGCCTGTCGGAAGAACAAGACAAAACCGAAGGCACCGGCATCGGTCTCACCATCGTCAAGGAACTGATCGAACACATGGACGGCCGGATCGGTTTTTCTTCCATCGAAGGCGAGGGTTCTAGCTTCTGGTTCGAGTTGCCGACCGCGGGCGACGAAGCCTAA
- a CDS encoding adenosine kinase, with amino-acid sequence MSGAGENARFDVVGIGNAIVDVLSHETEDFLTRHGMTKGTMALIDTAAADKLYADMGAGIECSGGSAANTIAGLASLGGKGAFIGKVKDDTLGKVFRHDISAIGVHFATDAATDGAPTARCLIHVTPDAERTMNTYLGACVELGPHDVDPSVIRTSKVTYLEGYLWDKEDAKAAFVKAAVLAHEANREVSLSLSDPFCVDRHRDSFLDLVENHVDILFANEDEIKALYQVDSFDDALQHVRGHCKIAALTRSAKGSVVINGDEVHIVDGELVKHVVDTTGAGDAYAAGFLFGYTNGHADDLAHCARLGGIAAAEIISHFGARPETPLNEVVAAKLG; translated from the coding sequence ATGTCGGGTGCGGGCGAAAACGCACGGTTTGACGTGGTGGGGATCGGCAATGCGATCGTGGACGTTTTGAGCCACGAGACCGAAGACTTTTTGACCCGCCACGGCATGACCAAAGGCACCATGGCGCTGATCGACACGGCCGCCGCCGACAAGCTGTACGCCGACATGGGCGCGGGCATCGAGTGTTCGGGCGGGTCCGCCGCCAACACCATCGCCGGTCTGGCGTCGTTGGGCGGCAAGGGCGCGTTCATCGGAAAGGTCAAGGACGACACGCTGGGCAAGGTCTTCCGTCACGACATCTCGGCCATCGGCGTGCATTTCGCGACCGATGCCGCGACCGACGGCGCACCCACCGCACGCTGCCTGATCCACGTCACGCCGGATGCGGAGCGCACCATGAACACCTATCTCGGTGCATGCGTCGAGTTGGGTCCCCACGACGTCGATCCGAGCGTGATCCGCACCTCCAAGGTGACGTACCTGGAAGGCTATTTGTGGGACAAGGAAGACGCCAAGGCGGCGTTCGTCAAAGCCGCCGTGCTGGCCCATGAAGCGAACCGCGAGGTGTCGCTGAGCCTGTCCGATCCGTTTTGCGTCGATCGCCACCGCGACAGTTTTCTCGATTTGGTCGAAAACCACGTCGACATCCTGTTCGCCAACGAAGACGAAATCAAAGCGCTCTATCAAGTCGACAGTTTCGACGACGCCCTGCAACACGTGCGCGGGCATTGCAAAATCGCGGCGCTGACCCGCAGCGCCAAAGGCTCTGTCGTGATCAACGGCGACGAGGTGCACATCGTCGATGGCGAGCTGGTCAAGCACGTCGTGGACACCACCGGCGCGGGCGATGCCTACGCCGCGGGCTTCTTGTTCGGTTACACCAACGGACACGCAGATGATCTGGCGCATTGCGCGCGGCTCGGCGGCATCGCCGCGGCCGAGATCATCAGCCACTTCGGCGCGCGTCCCGAAACCCCCCTTAACGAAGTCGTCGCCGCCAAGCTCGGCTGA
- the typA gene encoding translational GTPase TypA encodes MNLRNIAIIAHVDHGKTTLVDVLLKQSGTFRENEKVSERAMDSGELERERGITITAKPTSVEWKGTRINIVDTPGHADFGGEVERILSMVDGVLLLVDAAEGAMPQTKFVTGKALKLGLKPIVVVNKVDKPEQRAFEVQDEIFDLFSAMDATEEQLDFPTIFASAKNGWAALEPDGPQDNMDVIFDAILDHVPAPKVNLEAPFSMLVTTLESDPFLGRILTGRIETGVAKPNMTIKALNREGEVIETGRISKLLGFRGLDRVPVNEAGSGELVAVAGLVKATVADTLCDPQVADPISSQPVDPPTLSMMFAVNDSPLAGTEGTKVTSRMIRDRLFAEAEGNVALRITESENNEAFDVAGRGELQLGVLIEQMRREGFELTVSRPRVVMQEIDGKRHEPLEEVTVDVDEEYAGIVVEAISLRKGQMKEMRQAGAGKTRMVFHVPARGMIGYLGEFLTETRGTGIMARTFHSYVPYAGPLPGRRNGVLISNCAGATVPYALFNLEGRGPLFVGAQVKVYEGMIIGEHSRPGDLEVNPLKGKQLTNVRASGTDEAVRLTPPRRMSLEQMISYIQDDEQVEVTPKNVRMRKRHLDPNVRKRESRKAEAEG; translated from the coding sequence ATGAACCTTCGCAATATCGCGATCATCGCTCACGTTGACCATGGCAAAACCACCCTGGTCGACGTGCTGTTGAAACAATCCGGCACGTTCCGCGAAAACGAAAAAGTCTCCGAACGCGCCATGGACAGCGGCGAGTTGGAACGCGAACGCGGCATCACCATCACCGCCAAGCCGACCTCGGTCGAATGGAAAGGCACGCGCATCAACATCGTCGATACCCCGGGTCACGCCGACTTCGGCGGCGAAGTGGAACGTATCTTGTCGATGGTCGACGGCGTGTTGCTGTTGGTCGACGCCGCCGAAGGCGCCATGCCGCAAACCAAGTTCGTCACCGGCAAGGCGCTGAAGCTGGGCTTGAAGCCCATCGTGGTGGTCAACAAGGTCGACAAACCCGAACAGCGCGCTTTCGAAGTCCAGGACGAAATCTTCGATCTGTTTTCGGCCATGGACGCGACCGAAGAACAGCTCGACTTTCCGACCATCTTCGCCTCGGCCAAAAACGGCTGGGCGGCGTTGGAGCCGGACGGCCCACAAGACAACATGGACGTCATCTTCGACGCCATTTTGGACCACGTGCCCGCGCCGAAGGTGAACCTCGAGGCGCCGTTCTCGATGCTCGTCACCACCTTGGAAAGCGATCCATTCTTGGGCCGCATTCTCACCGGGCGCATCGAAACCGGCGTCGCCAAGCCCAACATGACCATCAAGGCCCTGAACCGCGAAGGCGAGGTCATCGAAACCGGCCGCATTTCCAAGCTGCTGGGTTTCCGCGGCCTGGACCGCGTGCCGGTCAACGAAGCCGGTTCCGGTGAACTGGTTGCCGTCGCCGGCCTGGTCAAGGCCACCGTGGCCGACACCCTGTGCGATCCGCAAGTGGCCGATCCGATCTCGTCCCAGCCGGTCGATCCGCCGACCTTGTCGATGATGTTCGCCGTCAACGACAGCCCGCTGGCCGGTACCGAAGGCACCAAGGTGACCTCGCGCATGATCCGCGACCGCCTGTTCGCCGAGGCCGAAGGCAACGTCGCGCTGCGCATCACCGAGTCCGAAAACAACGAAGCCTTCGATGTCGCCGGTCGCGGTGAACTGCAATTGGGCGTGTTGATCGAACAGATGCGTCGCGAAGGATTCGAGCTCACCGTGTCGCGTCCGCGCGTGGTGATGCAGGAAATCGACGGCAAGCGTCATGAGCCGTTGGAAGAAGTCACCGTCGACGTCGACGAAGAATACGCCGGCATCGTGGTCGAGGCGATCTCGTTGCGCAAAGGCCAGATGAAGGAAATGCGCCAGGCCGGTGCGGGCAAGACCCGCATGGTGTTCCACGTGCCGGCGCGCGGCATGATCGGGTACTTGGGTGAATTCCTCACCGAAACGCGCGGTACCGGCATCATGGCGCGGACCTTCCATTCCTACGTTCCCTACGCCGGGCCGCTGCCGGGTCGCCGCAACGGAGTGTTGATCTCCAACTGCGCCGGCGCGACGGTGCCTTATGCGTTGTTCAACCTGGAAGGCCGCGGGCCGTTGTTCGTCGGCGCCCAGGTGAAGGTCTACGAAGGCATGATCATCGGCGAGCATTCGCGTCCGGGCGATCTGGAAGTGAACCCGCTCAAGGGCAAGCAGCTGACCAACGTGCGTGCGTCCGGCACCGACGAAGCGGTGCGCCTGACCCCGCCGCGGCGCATGAGCCTGGAACAGATGATCTCCTACATCCAAGACGACGAGCAGGTGGAAGTCACGCCGAAAAACGTGCGTATGCGCAAGCGTCACCTCGACCCCAACGTGCGCAAGCGCGAATCGCGCAAGGCCGAGGCCGAGGGCTAA
- a CDS encoding ABC transporter ATP-binding protein: protein MQTDTLISIENLSKTYATGFAALKGVSLDIRRGEILALLGPNGAGKTTLISIVCGIVTASAGRVTVAGFDIEADYRQTRALIGLVPQELTTDAFESVWATVNFSRGLFGKKADPAYIEKILKDLSLWDKKDNRIMELSGGMKRRVLIAKALSHQPEILFLDEPTAGVDVELRQDMWRLVRDLRAAGTTIILTTHYIEEAEEIADRVGVINKGEIVVVEDKADLMRKLGKKQLVLELHQTLDAVPGTLADFDLELSGDGAHLIYTYDTQAKHTGITALLGALHDAGVKFKDLNTTQSSLEDIFVNLVRDAS, encoded by the coding sequence ATGCAAACGGACACGTTGATATCCATCGAAAACCTATCGAAGACCTACGCCACCGGCTTCGCGGCGTTGAAGGGCGTCAGCCTCGACATTCGCCGGGGTGAAATCCTCGCGCTTTTGGGACCCAACGGCGCGGGCAAGACCACGCTGATCAGCATCGTTTGCGGCATCGTCACCGCCAGTGCGGGGCGGGTGACGGTGGCGGGTTTCGATATCGAGGCCGACTACCGCCAAACCCGCGCGCTGATCGGACTGGTGCCGCAAGAGCTGACCACCGATGCGTTCGAAAGCGTGTGGGCGACGGTGAATTTCAGCCGCGGCCTGTTCGGCAAAAAGGCCGATCCCGCCTACATCGAAAAAATCCTCAAGGACCTGTCGTTGTGGGACAAGAAAGACAACCGCATCATGGAGCTGTCGGGCGGTATGAAGCGCCGGGTGCTGATCGCCAAGGCGCTGTCGCACCAGCCGGAAATCCTGTTCTTGGACGAACCCACCGCCGGCGTCGATGTGGAGCTGCGTCAAGACATGTGGCGGCTGGTGCGCGATTTGCGCGCGGCGGGCACGACCATCATTTTGACCACCCATTACATCGAGGAAGCCGAGGAAATCGCCGACCGCGTCGGCGTGATCAACAAGGGCGAAATCGTGGTGGTCGAGGATAAAGCCGATCTGATGCGCAAGCTGGGCAAGAAGCAGCTGGTGCTGGAACTGCATCAAACTCTCGATGCGGTGCCGGGCACCTTGGCCGACTTCGATCTGGAACTCAGCGGCGACGGCGCGCACCTGATCTACACCTACGACACCCAGGCCAAGCACACCGGCATCACCGCACTGCTGGGCGCGCTGCACGACGCCGGGGTCAAGTTCAAGGACCTCAACACCACGCAAAGTTCGCTGGAAGACATCTTCGTCAATTTGGTGAGGGACGCGTCATGA
- a CDS encoding ABC transporter permease, whose amino-acid sequence MNFYAVKAIYLFEMARMWRTLFQSVVSPVISTSLYFVVFGSAIGSRISEIDGVGYGSFLVPGLIMLSLLTQSVSNASFGIYFPKFTGTIYELLSAPISSFEIILGYVGAAATKSMILGLIILATAGLFVPIQVAHPVWMVAFLVLTAVSFSLFGFIIGVWADNFEKLQIVPLLVVTPLVFLGGSFYSIHMLPEFWQKVTLFNPVLYLVSGFRWSFYEIADVGIELSLAMIAAFLFACMGIVWWIFKTGYHVKK is encoded by the coding sequence ATGAATTTTTATGCGGTCAAGGCCATCTATCTGTTCGAAATGGCGCGCATGTGGCGGACCCTGTTTCAAAGCGTGGTCTCGCCGGTCATTTCCACGTCGCTGTATTTCGTCGTGTTTGGCTCGGCCATCGGTTCGCGGATTTCCGAAATCGACGGGGTCGGCTACGGTTCGTTTTTGGTGCCGGGGCTGATCATGCTGTCTTTGTTGACGCAAAGCGTGTCCAACGCGTCGTTCGGCATCTATTTCCCCAAGTTCACCGGCACCATCTACGAACTGTTGTCCGCGCCCATTTCGTCGTTCGAAATCATCTTGGGCTACGTCGGCGCGGCGGCCACCAAGTCGATGATTTTGGGCCTGATCATCTTGGCCACGGCGGGCCTGTTCGTGCCGATCCAGGTGGCGCACCCGGTGTGGATGGTGGCGTTTTTGGTGCTCACGGCGGTGAGCTTCAGCCTGTTCGGCTTCATCATCGGGGTGTGGGCGGACAACTTCGAAAAGCTGCAGATCGTGCCGTTGCTGGTCGTCACGCCCTTGGTGTTTTTGGGCGGCAGCTTTTATTCGATCCACATGCTGCCGGAATTTTGGCAAAAGGTGACGCTGTTCAACCCGGTGCTTTATCTGGTCAGCGGCTTCCGCTGGAGCTTCTACGAAATCGCCGACGTCGGCATCGAACTCAGTCTCGCGATGATCGCCGCGTTCCTGTTCGCGTGCATGGGCATCGTGTGGTGGATCTTCAAAACCGGCTATCACGTGAAAAAGTGA